One window from the genome of Artemia franciscana chromosome 12, ASM3288406v1, whole genome shotgun sequence encodes:
- the LOC136033465 gene encoding elongator complex protein 3-like, translated as MCKPHRCPHINFTGNICVYCPGGPDSDFEYSTQSYTGYEPTSMRAIRACYNPNLQTRSRVEQLKQLGHSVDKVEFIVMGGTFMALPEDYRDYFIRNLLHDALSGHTSNNVDEAVRYSERSQTKCIGITIETRPDYCLKRHLSDMLRYGCTRLEIGVQSVYEDVARDTNRGHTVKGRIDLFIVIQMDLE; from the exons ATGTGCAAGCCTCATAGATGTCCTCACATTAATTTTACTGGCAATATTTGTGTTTATTGCCCAGGTGGACCTGACTctgattttgaatattcaaCTCAATCCTACACTGGTTATGAGCCAACATCAATGAGGGCGATTAGAGCTTGTTACAATCCCAATTTACAAACTAGAAGTCGTGTTGAACAG TTAAAGCAATTGGGTCATTCTGTTGACAAAGTAGAATTCATTGTTATGGGTGGGACCTTCATGGCACTACCTGAAGACTACAGAGACTATTTTATACGGAACCTACTACATGATGCGCTCTCAGGACACACGAGCAATAATGTGGATGAAGCTGTTAG GTACTCAGAGAGAAGTCAGACAAAGTGTATTGGTATTACAATCGAAACAAGACCAGACTATTGTTTGAAGAGACATTTGTCAGATATGCTTCGATACGGATGCACTCGCCTTGAAATTGGAGTTCAGTCTGTGTATGAAGATGTCGCCAGAGATACGAATCGGGGTCATACTGTTAAAGGTAggattgatttatttattgttatacaAATGGATTTAGAATAA